The genomic segment GGAACGCGCGGTCACCGCGATGGCCGAGCTCGAGCTCGAGGCCCGACAGATCCATCGTCGAAGCTGCGATGTGCAGCCGCGGCACCGCGGTCGCGACCACCGCATCACGGAGTGGCGCTTCACCGGCCAGCACGTCGTAAGTTGAAGTGTTACGATCGCGGCGGTCGATGCCGAGCCCGGTCGAGGCGTTGCCCTGCGGATCGAGATCGACAATCAGCACGCGCTCGCCGATCGCGGCCAGGGCCGTGCCGAGATTGATCGCGGTGGTGGTCTTGCCGACCCCGCCCTTCTGGTTGGCGAGCGCGATGATGCGCGGACGCCCGGGCTCTGAATTCGCCCTATCCCCTTGATAAATCTCGTCAATTACGGTCATGGCAGGTTCTTTTGGCTCGCGGTGGCGTTATGTGCGTCGTTCGATGTGGTCGATTTCGACGATCCAGCCTTGGCCACCGGTCACGCTGGCATGCAGCTTGGGCTGGAATTTCCAATATTTAGTAGCTTCCGTCAATTCTGCATCTACATCTTGACCTTTCAGGAACAGCGCCTTTGTGGTTCCGGGGGTCATCAGCGGTTCGGCAAAACCGATGAGCTGGTGTAGCGGAGCGACCGCACGGGCGGTGATGCAATCGAGTGCTTGTGGGAATCTATCCACGTTATCCCCGATGTCCGCGAGAATGACTGTGCCCGGAGCGCCCGCGACGCGGAGCGCCTCGCGCAGGAACGCGGCCTTCTTGGCAATCCTCTCCACCAACGTGACGTGTCCACCGACGTCCGCCATCGCGCAGGCCAGTACCACACCGGGAAACCCGCCTCCCGATCCGAAGTCGAGCCATCGCCGGGCATGCGGCATCAGACTGACCAGCTGCAGCGAATCCGCGATGTGCCGGGTCCAAAGCTGCGGCAGGGTCGAGGGAGCGACCAGATTGGTCTTAGCCTGCCATTGCTGCAGTAGCACGACATAGGCATCGAGGCGGGCTTCGAGCGCCGACGAGATTGGGATGAGCTTCAGCGCCGCCGCTTTGTCAGCGTCGAGATCTGAGACGGAAACGAGAGGTCTGGCAGCGCGCTGCATGGAACTTCACTGCGGGGGAGACGGCCGTGGAGGCCTTTTTAGATTATATTCTCGCAAACCGATTCCGACCACCGAATACGGCACCGATCTGCAATCGACGGCTAGAGTTTCACGTGAAACACGACGGAGCCGAGAGGTGGAGGTGTTTCACGTGAAACGCTGGTTGCCACCCTACCCCGTCGATTTCCGCTTCCGTTGTTCACGCCGCAGATAGGCGGCGAGAATTCCGAGGGCCGCTGGCGTGATGCCGTCGAGCCGACCCGCCTGCCCAACGGTGTGTGGGCGATGCCGCTCCAGCCGCGTGCGAGCCTCGTTCGACAGACCGGGGACCGCCGCGTAATCGACATCGGTAAGCCCGAGACTTTCGTCCCGACGAAACGCCTCGACGTCTGCGGTCTGGCGCTCCAGATAGACATGATATTTGGCGTCGATCTCGACATGCACCGCGATCGCCGGATCGACCTTTCCAAGCTCCGGCCATATCGCGCGAACCTGAGCCCACTCGATTTCCGGATAGGACAACAGATCGAACGCGGAGCGGCGCTGGCCATCCCGGTTCAGTGCCAGTCCGTGCTTGGCTGCTTCGTTCGGGGTGATCGACAGCGATTGGGCAAGCGCTTTCGCGTCAGAAAGTGCGACCATTTTGTCCTGATGGAAGGCCGACCGCTCCACCCCGACGCAACCGAGTGCTAGGCCCTTGTCGGTCAGACGCTGGTCGGCGTTGTCGGCTCGAAGGGTCAGGCGATACTCGGCCCGAGAGGTGAACATCCGGTACGGCTCGGTGATGCCGCGGGTCACCAGATCGTCGATCATCACGCCGAGGTAGCCGTCGGCGCGATCGAACACCGCCAGATCGCCACCTCCCGCGGACAATGCCGCGTTGAGCCCAGCGACCAGACCCTGGGCTGCCGCCTCTTCATAACCGGTGGTGCCATTGATCTGCCCGGCCAGGAACAGCCCGCGCAGCCGCTTGGTCTGCAGCGTCGGCTCCAATTCCCGCGGATCGACGTGATCGTATTCGATCGCGTATCCCGGACGGAGCATTTCGGTTCGCTCCAGCCCCGGAATGGTCTTCAGGATTGCCCGCTGCACCTCTTCGGGAAGCGACGTTGAGATCCCGTTGGGATAGACGGTCGGGTCATCAAGCCCTTCCGGCTCCAGGAAGATCTGGTGGCCGTCGCGATCGCCGAATTTGACGATCTTGTCCTCAATCGAGGGGCAATAACGCGGCCCAGTCGATTGGATCTGCCCGGAATACATCGGCGAGCGATGCACATTGGCGCGGATCACCTCATGGGTGGCCGGCGTCGTCCGGGTGATGCCGCATTCGATCTGCGGCGTGGTGATTGCCGGCGTCAGGACCGAAAACGGTTCCGCCGGATCATCGCCAGGCTGCATTTCGACGGCGCTCCAGTCGATTGTCCGGCCGTCCAGACGTGGCGGAGTTCCGGTTTTGAGGCGACCGAGCTTAAATCCGAGCGCTTCGAACGACGATGAAAGCCCCATCGCTGGGGCCTCGTCGATCCGGCCAGCGGGCCAGCTTCGCTCGCCGAGGTGAATGAGGCCGCGCAGAAAGGTCCCGGTCGTAATGACGACCGCCGCGGCAGCAAACTCCCGGCCGTCGCCGAGCCGAATGCCGCTCACACGGCCGTCCTGCCATAGCAGCGCGTCGGCCTCCCCTTCGATCACCGACAAATTCGGAAAGCCCTGGATCGCGGTCTGCATCGCGGCCGCATATAGCTTGCGATCAGCCTGCGCCCGCGGGCCGCGGACCGCGGGGCCTTTACGGCGGTTCAGCATCCGAAACTGAATGCCGCCGGCGTCGGCGACCCGGCCCATCAGCCCATCCAAGGCATCCACTTCGCGGACCAGATGACCTTTGCCCAACCCTCCGATCGCCGGATTGCAGGACATCGCACCTACGGTGGCAAAACGATGGGTAACGAGGGCAGTAGCCGCGCCGATCCGGGCAGCCGCAGCCGCAGCTTCGCAGCCGGCATGGCCGCCGCCGATGACGATGACGTCGAAAGAGGTACGCATGGTGGGGTTGTAGCTCAGCTCCGGGGAGCTTTGAAGGCGAGTTCGCCGATCTTGATACCGGCTGAACCTCACCGAACTGTTTCACGTGAAACAGCCGAGCCCAAATCCCGATAGCGTGGTTAACCTTTCGTTACCACCGGCTGACCGGCCGAGACCCGAGCAAGCCTATTTGCCAATGCAGAACCGGCCGAAGATCTCACCAAGGACATCCTCGACGTCGACCCGCCCGAGCAATCGGCCGAGACTGTGAGCCGAAGCGCGGAGTTCTTCGGCGACGATTTCTTCGGCCAGTCCCGGCACGAGGCTGCGTGTCAGCGATGCCGCAGCATCGGCGAGCAACCGCCGATGGCGGTCGCGCGTGATCAATCCGGCTTCTGCGGACCCGAAATACTGCGCAGCAAATTGCGTCAGTTCGCGCAGCAAATCCGCAAACCCCTCGCCGGTCGTGGCCGAAATCCGGAAACCGGGCTCTGACGGGCCGGATTCTGCCACCTCGCCGGTCGCCAAATCGATCTTATTCCGGACCCGCCAGACTTCCGGTCCGCTGACATCGGGATCCGAAGCATCCGTGGTCGTGCTCAGCCACAGAACAAGGTCCGCCGAAGCGGCTCGCGAGCGGGCGCGTCGCATACCCTCCTGCTCGACCGGATCGTCACTGTCTCGCAGTCCCGCCGTATCGATCACCGTCACCGGATAGCCGTCGAGATCGAGCTGGATTTCGATCACATCCCGGGTGGTGCCAGCATGCGGCGAGACGATCGCCACCTCGCGGCGCGCCAGGCGATTGATCAGAGTGGACTTGCCGACGTTCGGCGGCCCGGCGATCGCCACCACCATCCCGTCGCGAAGCTTTTCGCCCCGGCCCTGCTCGGCCAAGACCTCGGCGATCTCTGCCGACAGCTCGGCGATCTTCGCCCGCGCCGGCCCCATCAGCTCGTCGGCAACGTCGCCTTCGTCGGAAAAGTCGATCCCTGCTTCGACCAGTGCCAGTGCCTCGATGATCTGGTCGCGCCATCGCCGCGCCCGGTCGCCCAGCACGCCGCCAAGTTGGCGGAGCGCCTGCCGACGCTGCGCGTCGGTGTCCGCATGGATCAGATCGTCAAGACCTTCGGCTTCGGTCAGGTCGAGCTTGCCGTTTTCGAATCCACGCCGGGTAAACTCGCCCGGCTCCGCCGGCCGCACGCCTTCGAATGCCGAGAGGGTCTTGATCAGCGCCGCCGCCACTGCACGGCTACCGTGGATGTGCAATTCGGCAACGTCTTCGCCGGTAGCGGACGCAGGCGCCGGAAACCACAACGCCACGCCGTCATCGATCAGATCACCATCGCGGCTCCGAAGATCACAGCGTACCGCGCGCCGGGGCGGCGGTAATGATCCGGTCAGCGCCGTCAGCACTTCACCCGCTCGCGATCCGGAAACACGCACGATTGCGATCGCCGACGGCAGCGGTCCGGTCGCAAGGGCGAAGATGGTCTGATCGCTCGGATGCATGGCGCTGTCTTGCCGAGGCGCTGTTCCGAACGCAAACAAAAAGGGCGCCCCGTGGGGGCGCCCTTGATGGCCGGCTATTCAACTCGCTCAGGTGTTCATCGAGTCGAAGAATTCCGAGTTGTTCTTGGTGTTGCGCAGCTTGTCGAGCAGGAACTCGATCGCGTCCATCGTCCCCATCGGGTTGAGGATACGGCGCAGCACGTACATCTTCTTCAACAGCTGCGGGTCGGTGATCAGCTCTTCCTTGCGGGTACCGGACCGCGAGATGTCGATCGCCGGGAACGTGCGCTTGTCGGCAACCTTGCGGTCGAGGATCAACTCCGAGTTGCCGGTGCCCTTGAACTCTTCGAAGATCACTTCGTCCATGCGCGAGCCGGTGTCGACCAGCGCGGTGGCGATGATGGTGAGCGACCCACCCTCTTCGATGTTACGGGCGGCGCCGAAGAATCGCTTCGGCCGCTGCAGCGCGTTGGCGTCCACACCGCCGGTCAGCACCTTACCCGAAGACGGTACCACCGTGTTGTAGGCCCGGCCGAGGCGGGTGATCGAGTCGAGCAGGATGACGACGTCGCGGCCGTGTTCGACCAGGCGCTTGGCCTTCTCGATCACCATCTCCGCGACCTGGACGTGGCGAACCGCCGGCTCGTCGAAGGTCGAGGAAATCACCTCACCCTTCACCGAGCGCTGCATGTCGGTGACTTCTTCGGGCCGCTCGTCGATCAGCAGCACGATCAGATAGCACTCTGGGTGATTCGCCGTGATCGAGTGTGCGATGTTCTGCATCAGCACGGTCTTACCGGTGCGCGGCGGCGCGACGATCAGAGCGCGCTGGCCCTTGCCGATTGGGGCAACGATGTCGATGACGCGGGCCGACAGATCCTTGCGGGTGGGATCGTCGATCTCGAGCCGGAAGCGTTCATCCGGAAACAGCGGCGTCAGGTTGTCGAAATTGACCTTGTGCTTCGACTTCTCGGGATCCTCGAAGTTCAGCGAGTTGACCTTGAGCAGCGCGAAGTAGCGTTCGCCTTCCTTCGGGCTGCGGATGTGGCCTTCGATGGTGTCACCGGTGCGCAGGCCGAAGCGGCGGATCTGCGAGGGCGAAACGTAAATGTCGTCCGGACCGGGAAGGTAGTTGGCATCCGGCGAGCGCAAGAAGCCGAAACCATCGGACAGCACCTCGACGACGCCTTCGCCGATGATGTCGGTCTCTTTGGCCGACAACTGCTTGAGGCAGGCGAACATCAGCTCCTGCTTGCGCATCGTGCTGGCGTTCTCGACCCCGAGCTCTTCCGAAAACGAAACGAGTTCGGCCGGCGTCTTGGCCTTCAGGTCTTGAAGTTTGATTTCCCGCATGGGGGTGGTCCTGTGGAAACGAGACTGGGGATTCGTCAGCGGAAGAAAAAGCGGGAGGAAATAACCGGAGTCCGCAGGTCTTCAGGTCGACGGTGTCTTGAGCAAGGAAGGTGCGGGAGGTTTCAGACCCGATGCGGCGGCCGGTTCAAAAGGAACCTGATCGCAACCACATTCGCCTGCTTTAGGTGGGACGAATGCCAGTATAGAAAATCCGTTGCGTCCACGCAAGACGATCGACGCCGTACCGAAATCAGTGCCGTCAGAACGGCTTGACGATCACGAACAGTACCGCCGCGATCATCAGAAGCGTCGGTATCTCATTGATAATACGGTAGAATTTATGAGACCGGGTATTCCGGTCAGCGGCGAAGTCACGCACATAGCGGCCGAGCAGCAGATGAATCACGGTCATCAGCACGACCGCGGCGAGCTTGGCGTGAAACCAGCCCGAGGTGAAATAGCTCTGCTCCCAGGCGATCGCCAGACCAGCGACCCACGCGACCATCATGGCCGGATTCATGATCGCCCGGTACAGCCGGCGTTCCATGATCTTGAAGGTCTCGGACTGGGTCGATCCGACTTCGGCGGTGCAGTGGTAGACGAACAATCGCGGCATATACAGCATGCCGGCCATCCAGGAGATCACCGCCACCACGTGCAGGGTCTTCACCCACGGATAGACATCCACCCAGTCGATCATTCGATCTTCCATTCCGCTGTGCCGCGAAGCTGTCAGACGATCCGGAACGCAGGACCTGCATCGCGCGTTGATCGAATGCTCGAATGCGGAGATTTCCGCAAGCGCCAGCTTTCTTATCAATATTTATAGATTCTTAGGGTTTGAGTCTAAGTGACCGTGGATTGGACTCACCCAACAGCATTCCAAAGTTCTTCCGCACCTGCCCACATCTTCACAGTCGTCCCCAACTGCTGGTCTGTTCGTCGGGCGCTTGCAGGATCAGAGGGTTGCGCCGGGTCGTCGCCGCATTACCGAGAGACAAATCCACATTCACCCGCTAACCTCATCGCGATCCCGAAATGCTCTTCTCACCCGACGCCTGTGAAGAAAAAGCCGGGTTATCCCGAGCCCGACGGCCGTGGCTCCGCTTTGGTGCGATTCTCGGCCCGTTGTTCACAGGTTACACAGGGCCACGATGCTGACCGACGGCAGCTACTTTCACCTTCATCTGGTCTCCGACTCGACCGGCGAAACTCTGATCACGGTGTCCCGGGCCGTGACGGCGCAATACGCCAACGTCACTCCGGTCGAACATGTCTATCCCTTGGTGCGCAGCCAGAAGCAGCTCGATCGCGTGCTGCAGGAAATCGAAGAAGCGCCCGGCATCGTCCTGTTCACGCTGCTGGAGACCGAATTGGTCAATCGGCTCGAAGCGAAGTGCCAGGAGATCAACAGCCCGAGCCTGTCGATCATCGGTCCGGTGATGCAACTGTTCGAAGCCTATCTCGGCGCGTCGACCATGGGCCGGGTCGGTGCGCAGCACACGCTCAATGCCGAATATTTCCAGCGCATCGACGCGTTGAACTATTCGATGATGCACGACGACGGCCAGCACGTCGAAGGGCTTGAAGAAGCCGATGTGGTGCTCGTCGGCGTATCGCGGACCTCGAAGACGCCGACCTCGATCTATCTGGCCAATCGCGGCATCCGCACCGCCAATGTGCCGCTGGTCGCCGGCATTCCGATTCCGCATCAGCTCGAGACGCTGAAGAAGCCGTTGGTGGTCAGCCTGCACGCGTCGCCGGAACGTTTGATCCAGGTGCGGCAGAATCGGCTTCTCAGTCTCGGCGCCGGTACGGGCAACGACTCTTATATTGATCGCCAGGCGGTGACCGACGAGGTGCTGCTGGCGCGTAAGCTCAGCGCCAAATATGGCTGGTCGCTGCTCGACGTCACCCGGCGGTCGATCGAGGAAACTGCTGCGGCGATCATGAAACTGCTTGCCGATCGGCAGCGCCAGAAGGTGCCGGAATGACGCTGTGGCTCGGGCCGCAGCCGCTGGTGCTGGCTTCGCAGAGCCGCGCCCGGCAGACTGTGCTCGCCAATGCCGGAATTCCGTTCGACGCGATTCCGGCCGACATCGATGAGCGCGGCATCGCGGAGGCCTCAGGCCTCAGCGCGCCGGGGGACATTGCCGCATTGCTGGCACAGCAGAAGGCGGCATTCGTCAGTAATTACCATCCCGGCCGACTGGTGCTTGGCGCCGATCAGACGTTGGCGCTCGGTGCGCGTGGTTTCAACAAACCCGCTGATCGTGCGGCCGCCGCCAAGCAGCTCCGCGAACTCGCCGGTCGCCGCCATGAACTGCACTCGGCGGTCGCCGTCGTCCGCAACGGCATCACGCTATTTGCCGATGTCGCCATCGCGCGGATGACGATGCGGCCGCTCACCGAGGCCGAGATCGAAGCCTATCTCGATGTCGTCGGTGACAAAGCCACCACCAGCGTCGGTGCCTATCAGATCGAAGGCGTAGGGGTGCATCTGTTCGACGGCATCCACGGTGACCATTTCACCATCCTGGGCCTGCCGCTGTTGCCGTTGCTCGGTTTTCTGCGTAGCCAGAACCTGCTGGCGGTCTGAGGCGCGGGCGACGAACCAAACAACAAGCGAGACTCAGGACCGATCGGAATCGGATCTGAAACGTCTCGTGCCGAAGAAAAGACGGAGGCGATGGAATGCTGGTGCTCGGACTGACCGGTTCGATCGGGATGGGCAAATCGACCACCGCCAAACTGTTCGCCGAAGCCGGCGTGCCGGTCTACGACGCCGACGCCACCGTGCATAAGATCTACGAAAACGAGGCGGTGCCGGCGATCGAGGCGGCGTTTCCCGGCACCACGGTCGGCGGCAAGGTCGATCGCGCGTTGCTGTCGGCAAAGGTGGTGCATGATCCGGCTGCGATGAAGCGGCTCGAGGGAATCGTGCACCCGATGCTGCGCGCCCATCACCAGCAGTTTCTCGACGATGCCGAATCATCGGGCGCGCCGGTTGCAGTGGTCGATGTCCCGCTGCTGTTCGAAACCGGCGGTGAAAAGCGCGTCGACGCGGTGGTGGTGGTGACGACCTCGCCGGAGGTGCAGCGCGAACGGATTCTCGCGCGCGACAACATGACCCCTGAAAAACTCGACGCGATTCTGGCCCGCCAGATGCCCGATGCCGAAAAGCGCAAGCGCGCGGATTTCGTGGTGGATACTTCAAACGGACTCGACCCGGTGCGGCTTCAGATCCGCGAAATCCTCGAGGCCGCTGCTAAAATGCCGCGGCGGCGCGACTGATTCGCGAAGCGACCAAGACAGCCTGATCAGAAGCGATGCGTGAAATCGTCCTCGATACCGAAACCACCGGCCTCGATCCGCTGCGCGGCGATCGGCTGGTCGAAATCGGCTGCGTCGAGATCTTCAACCGGATGCCGACCGGCCGCACCTATCATCAATACCTCAATCCCGAACGGGACATGCCGGCTGAAGCCTTTGCGGTGCATGGGCTGTCGAGCGAATTCCTCGCCGACAAGCCGCTGTTCGCACATGTGGCGGACGAGTTTCTCGAATTCATCGGTGATGCGCCGCTGGTGATTCACAACGCATCGTTCGACATCGGCTTCATCAATGCGGAGTTGTCGCGGCTGTCGCGCGCGCCGGTGCCACGCGATCGCCTGGTCGACACGCTGCTGCTCGCCCGCCGCAAGCATCCGGGCGTGTCGAACCGGCTCGACGATCTTTGCTCGCGTTACGCGATCGACAATTCGCGCCGGACCAAGCATGGCGCGTTGCTCGACGCCGAGCTGTTGGCCGAAGTCTATATCGACCTGATCGGCGCCCGGCAGTCGCAGCTCATTCTGGCCGACGTGCCGGTTGAGGTGGCCGGAGCTGCCAGCGAGAGCCGGCGCCGCCAGCGACCCGCGCCGCTGCCGAACAGGCTGACCGACGCTGACCTCGAAGCCCACCGCGCCTTCATCGCCACCATGGGCGAGAAGGCGATCTGGCCAGACTATCTGCCCGCCGGCGCCTGAGCGTTTGTCTTCCTGAAACGACAATGCCCGGCGCATCGGCCGGGCATTGCAAACGTCATGAAGTGAGCAGCGACCGGATCAGCTCGGCTGACCCTGCTGCTGGGCGCGCTCGAGGTTCTGGCGATACAGGCCGATGAAATCGACCGGATCGAGCATCAGCGGCGGGAACCCGCCGTCGCGCACCGCACTGGCGATGATCTCACGGGCAAACGGGAACAGCAGCCTGGGGCATTCGATCATGATCAGCGGATGCAGGTTTTCCTGCGGCACGTTCAGTACCCGGAACACACCCGCATAGGCCAGCTCGAAGCTGAACAGTACGCTGCTGCCGGATTCGGCCTTGCCTTCGATCGACAGCGTGACTTCGTATTCGTTCTCGCCGACGTTGTTGGCGCCGACATTAATCTGGATGTTGATCGCCGGCTGCTGCTGCTGCGGGGCGAGCGACGCCGGAGCGTTCGGATTCTCGAACGACAGATCCTTGGTGTACTGCGCCAGCACATTGAGTTGCGGAGGAGCACCCTCGGGAGGCGTGCCGTTACCGTTGGTCATCGATGGTTCTCCTGGAAGCGGATTTGGGTGGCGGCCGCCGACTTGCAGAGGGCGTCGCAACAATGGGCAGGTGCTTTGGCGAGTGGCTATCATACGCTCCCCGCGTTCCACAAGGTAGACAGAGGCTGCGACTGCCGCCCGGTTGGCGGGTGCCGAATACCGTGCCCACAGCCTGGATGTCCCGCGATGCCCCGCCGAAACCTCTCCTTAACTGCCGAGCGGTCAGGTTTTCGGGCCTCGCCCGGTTTCCGGCCGGGCCCGAACCGCGTAAGCTCGCCGGGCCACAGCTCCAAAGATCGCTGTGTGGGGGTTGCCAACCCCACCTGCTGTGCCAAAACGCGCCATTGGCGCGCCGCGGTTGATGCCTACATGGTGTGAACCGGCTCTCTGCCGCGTTGGCGCCGCGAGGCCGGAGACCAAAGCCGCGCCGGTAGCCCCGGCCCGATCAGAAAGTGAATGCGACGTGGATATTTACACCATCATCTTCTTGGCGCTCGCGGTGTTCATCTTCCTGCGTCTGCGCAACGTGCTCGGCCAGCGCACCGGCAGCGAACGGCCGCCGTTCGATCGCGCCGCCGCGCGGGATATGATTCCCGGCAAGCAGGACAACAACGTGGTTTCGATGCCTGGCACCGTGATCGACCAGGCGCCGATGGCGCCGAACGCCGACGTGGTGCCGCCCTCCGATCGCTGGAAGGGCATCGCCGAGCCGGACTCCGAGCTGGAGCACGGTCTCAACGCCATCGCTCAAAACGATTCGTCGTTCGACGCGCAACACTTCATTACCGGCGCGAAGAGCGCCTATGAGATGATTGTGATGGCGTTCGCCAATGGCGATCGTCGCTCACTGCGCGATCTGCTGTCGAGCGAGGTCTATGAGAGCTTCGACGCGGCGATCAAGGATCGCGAAAAGAACGACCTCAAGGTCGAGACCCGCTTCGTGTCGATCGAGAAGGCCGAGCTGATCAGCGCCGAGCTGCGCGATCGCACCGCGATGCTGACTCTGAAATTCGTGTCGCAGATGATCTCGGCAACCCGCGACAAGACCGGCGCGGTGGTCGACGGGTCGCCCGACAAGGTTGTCGATATCACCGACGTCTGGACCTTCGCCCGCGACACGAGCTCGCGCGATCCGAACTGGAAGCTGGTTGGGACCGGCAGCGGCACCTGACGTACGCGGCGCGCGCCGCGCCGCCCTCGCCGGCTGCGTTCTCGCAGCCGCGCTACTGTCTGTGCTGGGCGAGGCAGATGCGCGCAGCCGGCATCACCATTCCGGCGCCCGATCGGTCTCGAAATTCGCCGAGCATCACGCAAAGTATCCGCATCCGCTGTGGCCGCTGGAGATTCCGGGCGGCCAGTATTTGCCGGTCGCCTGGTCGGAAATTCACGGTTGGGACTCCGACGATCAGCTTGCGGCCCTGAAAACTTTCCGTGTGAGTTGTCGTCCAATCCTGGCGGCAGGCCGAGCGCCATTGATCGACAAGCCGCTCGGCGGCTCGTTGTGGGAGCCGTGCCATGCGGCGCGCTCGGCGCATCTGACGACGGCGGCCGAGGCGCGCGCGTTCTTCGAACAGCATTTCGTGCCGCTGCAGATCTCGCGGCTCGGCGAGCCGCTCGGCTTCGTCACCGGCTACTATGAGCCGGTGATCGAAGGCTCGCCGGTCAAGACCGACGACTACGTGGTGCCGGTGTATCGCCGGCCCTCCAACCTGTTTGTCCGCGGCTACAAGCAGGAAGCAGCCCTGCCGAATGGCGGGCCGGTGTTTCGCAAGATCGGCCGGCGCAAGCTGGTGCCGTATTACGACCGCGGAGAAATCGAAGATGGCGCAATCGACGGCCGGGGTCTCGAGATCTGCTGGCTGAAGAGTCAGACCGATCTATTGTTTGCGCAGATCCAGGGATCGGCGCGGATCAAGCTGCCCGACGGCCGGGTGATTCGAATCAATTACGACGCCCACAATGGCTTCCCCTACACGCCGGTTGGTCGCATCCTGATCGAGCGCGGCATCATCCCGCGCGAAGAGATGTCGATGCACCGCATCCGCGACTGGATGGACGCCAACCCCGACGGCGCCAAGGAGCTGCGGCGGGCAAACCGCTCGTATGTGTTCTTCCGCAAGGTCGAACTGAAGGACGACGATGAAGCGATCGGGGCCCAAGGCGTGCCGCTCACCCCAGGCCGCTCGATCGCCATCGACAAGGGTCTGCATGTCTACGGCACGCCTTTCTTTATTACGGGCGAACTGCCGATCGAATCCCCGACCGCGAAGACAGCGTTTCGGCGGTTGATGATCGGCCAGGACACCGGCTCGGCGATCGTCGGCCCGGCGCGGGCCGACCTGTATTTCGGCGCTGGTGCTGAGGCGGGCGCGGTGGCAGGACGGATCCGTCATCCGATCGCGTTCGCCATGCTGGTGCCGAAGGGTCTCGATCCGGTCGCGCGCGCCCGCAGTCTGCCGGTGCCCGAGCCGCGGCCGCCCGCCAAAACCAACAAACCCGCGGCGACGCCATCGAAATCCGGTGGTAGAGACGGAGCCACGACAGTTCCGACACCAGATAGCCGGCCGGCTACCGAGCCGTCACGGCCGACTGGTCATCGGCACCGCTCGCATCACTCTCGGCACCATCGCCACCTGCGCTGACCTCGATGAAACGTATCATTCCGCCGCTCGACCCGCCGATGTCGCGCCGCAAGCGCAGCTTGACCGAGGATGAACGGGCGCTGTGGGACGGTGTGGCGCGACAGATCAAGCCGCTGCGCGGCCGGCCGCGGCTGATCAAGGTCGAGATTGCCGATCCGCAGGCCCTCGTGCCGGCCATCAAGCCGGCGCCGGTGGCGCCGCCGCAACCGCTCAAGCGTACCGCGAAACCATCGCTCCCAACCGCCCCGCCGCCGCTCGCCACGCTGGGCCGGCGCGAGCGGGCGCATCTGTCGCGTGGCCGCAAGGACATCGACGCGCGGATCGATCTGCATGGGATGACCCAGGCCCGTGCCCATCATGCACTACTGTATTTCCTGCAGCGCGCCAGTCACGACGGGCTCGGCTTCGTGCTGGTGATCACCGGCAAGGGCAAGAGCGGCGACACCGAACGCGGCGTGCTCCGCCGCCAGGTGCCACAATGGCTCGCCCTTCCCGAATTCCGCGCCTATGTGGTCGGTTTCGACGAAGCCCACATTGGCCACGGCGGCGAAGGCGCGTTGTACGTGCGGGTGCGGCGGGCACGCGGTTAGTTCGCAAAGCACGGGGTGTTCATCGGCCGACGCGCCCCCGTTTCCAACGTCATCACCCGCGCATGCGGGTGATCCAGTCTCCCAGAGAGGTCGTTACTTGGACGCAGACGCTCTGCGATACTGGGTCGCCCGGACGAGCCGGGCGATGACG from the Rhodopseudomonas palustris genome contains:
- a CDS encoding pyruvate, water dikinase regulatory protein encodes the protein MLTDGSYFHLHLVSDSTGETLITVSRAVTAQYANVTPVEHVYPLVRSQKQLDRVLQEIEEAPGIVLFTLLETELVNRLEAKCQEINSPSLSIIGPVMQLFEAYLGASTMGRVGAQHTLNAEYFQRIDALNYSMMHDDGQHVEGLEEADVVLVGVSRTSKTPTSIYLANRGIRTANVPLVAGIPIPHQLETLKKPLVVSLHASPERLIQVRQNRLLSLGAGTGNDSYIDRQAVTDEVLLARKLSAKYGWSLLDVTRRSIEETAAAIMKLLADRQRQKVPE
- a CDS encoding Maf family protein → MTLWLGPQPLVLASQSRARQTVLANAGIPFDAIPADIDERGIAEASGLSAPGDIAALLAQQKAAFVSNYHPGRLVLGADQTLALGARGFNKPADRAAAAKQLRELAGRRHELHSAVAVVRNGITLFADVAIARMTMRPLTEAEIEAYLDVVGDKATTSVGAYQIEGVGVHLFDGIHGDHFTILGLPLLPLLGFLRSQNLLAV
- the coaE gene encoding dephospho-CoA kinase (Dephospho-CoA kinase (CoaE) performs the final step in coenzyme A biosynthesis.), whose amino-acid sequence is MLVLGLTGSIGMGKSTTAKLFAEAGVPVYDADATVHKIYENEAVPAIEAAFPGTTVGGKVDRALLSAKVVHDPAAMKRLEGIVHPMLRAHHQQFLDDAESSGAPVAVVDVPLLFETGGEKRVDAVVVVTTSPEVQRERILARDNMTPEKLDAILARQMPDAEKRKRADFVVDTSNGLDPVRLQIREILEAAAKMPRRRD
- the dnaQ gene encoding DNA polymerase III subunit epsilon, whose translation is MREIVLDTETTGLDPLRGDRLVEIGCVEIFNRMPTGRTYHQYLNPERDMPAEAFAVHGLSSEFLADKPLFAHVADEFLEFIGDAPLVIHNASFDIGFINAELSRLSRAPVPRDRLVDTLLLARRKHPGVSNRLDDLCSRYAIDNSRRTKHGALLDAELLAEVYIDLIGARQSQLILADVPVEVAGAASESRRRQRPAPLPNRLTDADLEAHRAFIATMGEKAIWPDYLPAGA
- the secB gene encoding protein-export chaperone SecB; its protein translation is MTNGNGTPPEGAPPQLNVLAQYTKDLSFENPNAPASLAPQQQQPAINIQINVGANNVGENEYEVTLSIEGKAESGSSVLFSFELAYAGVFRVLNVPQENLHPLIMIECPRLLFPFAREIIASAVRDGGFPPLMLDPVDFIGLYRQNLERAQQQGQPS
- a CDS encoding Tim44/TimA family putative adaptor protein yields the protein MDIYTIIFLALAVFIFLRLRNVLGQRTGSERPPFDRAAARDMIPGKQDNNVVSMPGTVIDQAPMAPNADVVPPSDRWKGIAEPDSELEHGLNAIAQNDSSFDAQHFITGAKSAYEMIVMAFANGDRRSLRDLLSSEVYESFDAAIKDREKNDLKVETRFVSIEKAELISAELRDRTAMLTLKFVSQMISATRDKTGAVVDGSPDKVVDITDVWTFARDTSSRDPNWKLVGTGSGT